The following are from one region of the Hyphomicrobiales bacterium genome:
- the era gene encoding GTPase Era, whose protein sequence is MSEAPDAAAPAAPRCGFIALIGAPNVGKSSLVNTLTGAKVSIVSRKVQTTRTTLRGIALHGASQLVFVDTPGIFAPRRRLDRAMVQRAWAGAADADLIALIVDAATGLDDETAAILPRLSDMADKAILVLNKIDLVKPEGLLALAGALNEKLCFRRTFMVSAKTGDGVGDLRDYLAEQVPAGPWLYPEDQLTDAPLRHLAAEITREKLFDRLHDEVPYASTVETTDWKTVKGGAARIEQTIYVERESQRKIVLGKGGRAIRDIGTAARLELAKILETPVHLFLFVKVRERWGEDRARYREMGLDFPDE, encoded by the coding sequence ATGAGTGAGGCGCCGGACGCGGCCGCGCCTGCCGCGCCGCGGTGCGGGTTTATCGCCCTGATCGGCGCACCCAATGTCGGCAAATCGAGCCTGGTCAACACCCTGACCGGCGCCAAGGTGTCGATCGTCAGCCGCAAGGTGCAGACGACGCGCACCACCCTGCGCGGCATCGCCCTGCACGGTGCAAGCCAGCTCGTCTTCGTCGATACGCCGGGCATTTTCGCGCCGAGGCGCAGGCTCGACCGGGCCATGGTGCAGCGCGCCTGGGCGGGCGCCGCCGACGCCGACCTGATCGCGCTCATTGTCGATGCGGCGACCGGCCTCGACGATGAGACCGCCGCCATCCTGCCGCGGCTCTCGGACATGGCCGACAAGGCAATCCTGGTTCTCAACAAGATCGACCTGGTGAAGCCCGAGGGCCTGCTCGCCCTTGCCGGCGCGCTCAACGAAAAGCTCTGCTTCCGGCGCACCTTCATGGTCTCGGCCAAGACCGGCGACGGCGTCGGCGATCTGAGGGACTATCTGGCGGAGCAAGTGCCGGCCGGGCCGTGGCTTTATCCCGAAGACCAGCTCACCGACGCGCCGCTCAGGCATCTTGCCGCAGAGATCACCCGCGAGAAGCTGTTCGACCGACTGCATGACGAGGTGCCCTATGCCTCGACCGTCGAGACCACCGACTGGAAGACCGTCAAGGGCGGCGCGGCGCGTATCGAGCAGACGATCTATGTCGAGCGCGAAAGCCAGCGCAAGATCGTGCTCGGCAAGGGCGGCCGCGCCATCCGCGATATCGGCACCGCGGCGCGCCTTGAGCTTGCCAAAATCCTGGAGACGCCGGTGCACCTGTTCCTGTTCGTCAAGGTGCGCGAGCGCTGGGGCGAGGACCGCGCGCGCTACCGCGAAATGGGTCTCGATTTCCCGGATGAGTGA
- the rnc gene encoding ribonuclease III, with the protein MSDRAKIDAERLAEVLGYGFRQQTHLMEALTHASATGEAQKNGDYQRLEFLGDRVLGLIVADMLVEAFPKADEGELARRFNALVRRETCVEVARALDLGAHVILGQSEIASGGRNKRAILADACESVIGAIYRDGGFEAARAFVARNWKPLMLAADRPRRDAKTALQEWAQGRGMPPPVYDVIERTGPDHAPRFKVRALISGLEPAFGEGYAKRNAEQKAAAACLVALGLWEPDEIEDE; encoded by the coding sequence GTGAGCGACCGGGCGAAAATCGACGCGGAACGTCTTGCCGAGGTGCTCGGCTACGGGTTTCGGCAGCAGACGCACCTCATGGAAGCCCTGACCCACGCCAGCGCCACCGGCGAAGCCCAGAAGAACGGCGATTATCAACGCCTTGAATTCCTTGGCGATCGGGTGCTTGGCCTGATCGTCGCCGACATGCTCGTGGAGGCGTTCCCGAAGGCCGACGAGGGCGAATTGGCGCGCCGCTTCAACGCCCTGGTGCGCCGCGAGACCTGCGTCGAGGTGGCCCGCGCGCTCGATCTCGGCGCCCATGTGATCCTCGGCCAGAGCGAAATCGCAAGCGGCGGGCGCAACAAGCGGGCGATCCTGGCCGATGCCTGCGAATCGGTCATCGGCGCCATCTATCGCGACGGCGGCTTTGAAGCCGCGCGCGCCTTCGTGGCGCGCAATTGGAAGCCGCTCATGCTGGCCGCCGACCGGCCGCGGCGCGACGCCAAGACGGCGCTGCAGGAATGGGCCCAGGGGCGCGGCATGCCGCCTCCGGTCTACGATGTCATCGAGCGCACCGGACCCGATCACGCGCCGCGCTTCAAGGTGCGGGCGCTGATCTCCGGGCTCGAGCCGGCCTTTGGCGAGGGCTATGCCAAGCGCAACGCCGAACAGAAGGCGGCCGCTGCCTGCCTCGTCGCGCTCGGCCTGTGGGAGCCGGACGAGATCGAAGATGAGTGA
- the lepB gene encoding signal peptidase I encodes MSERKAKRAKESSLGETVRIIIHALILALIVRTFFYQPFNIPSGSMKDTLLIGDYLFVSKFSYGYSRYSIPFGLPLFSGRVWGGEPQRGDVVVFKLPRDNETDYIKRVIGLPRDKIEVRDGIVHINGNPVPRERVGDFVTTDLHGNVTRVPRYRETLPNGASYDVLDLVPDGFSDNTPVYEVPQGHYFMMGDNRDNSTDSRVLSQVGYVPYENLIGRADIIFFSIEEDAYFWQVWKWPWSIRWERLVKLVH; translated from the coding sequence ATGAGTGAGCGCAAGGCGAAGCGCGCCAAGGAGAGCTCGCTGGGCGAAACGGTGCGGATCATCATCCACGCCCTGATCCTGGCGCTGATCGTGCGGACCTTCTTCTACCAGCCTTTCAACATACCGTCCGGCTCCATGAAGGATACGCTGCTGATCGGCGATTATCTGTTCGTCTCCAAGTTCAGCTACGGCTATTCGCGTTACTCGATACCCTTCGGCCTGCCGCTGTTTTCGGGTCGCGTCTGGGGGGGGGAGCCGCAGCGCGGCGACGTTGTCGTGTTCAAGCTGCCGCGAGACAATGAGACCGATTACATCAAGCGCGTGATCGGGCTGCCCCGCGACAAGATCGAGGTGCGCGACGGCATCGTCCACATCAACGGCAATCCGGTGCCGCGCGAGCGCGTCGGCGACTTCGTGACCACCGACCTCCACGGTAACGTGACCCGGGTTCCCCGATACCGCGAGACCCTGCCCAACGGCGCAAGCTATGACGTGCTCGACCTGGTGCCGGACGGTTTCAGCGACAATACCCCGGTCTACGAGGTCCCGCAGGGCCACTATTTCATGATGGGCGACAATCGCGACAATTCCACCGACAGCCGCGTGCTGTCGCAGGTCGGCTACGTGCCCTATGAAAACCTGATCGGACGCGCCGACATCATCTTCTTCTCCATCGAGGAGGATGCCTATTTCTGGCAGGTCTGGAAATGGCCGTGGAGCATTCGCTGGGAGCGCTTGGTCAAATTGGTGCACTGA
- the acpS gene encoding holo-ACP synthase, which produces MIIGTGNDIVDIRRVERLLARYGARFTTRVFTDIERARSERRRECAASYAKRFAAKEACSKALGTGIRKGVFWRDMGVVNLPSGKPTLRLSGGARMHLERLLPAGHVAEIHLTLSDDYPLAQAFVILEARPVAEESE; this is translated from the coding sequence GTGATCATTGGCACCGGCAACGATATCGTCGACATCCGCAGGGTCGAGCGTCTTCTCGCGCGCTATGGCGCCCGCTTCACGACCCGGGTTTTCACCGATATCGAACGTGCCCGCTCGGAGCGCCGGCGCGAATGCGCCGCCTCCTACGCCAAGCGCTTCGCCGCCAAGGAAGCCTGCTCCAAGGCGCTCGGCACCGGCATCCGCAAGGGCGTGTTCTGGCGCGACATGGGGGTTGTCAATCTGCCCTCGGGCAAGCCGACGCTGAGGCTGAGCGGCGGCGCGCGCATGCACCTGGAACGGCTGCTTCCGGCCGGCCACGTCGCCGAGATTCACCTCACCCTGAGCGACGATTACCCCCTGGCACAAGCGTTCGTAATCCTAGAGGCGCGGCCGGTCGCCGAAGAATCTGAATAA
- a CDS encoding DUF2062 domain-containing protein has translation MLFQRREKPALKERIRSLLWPRRGWRRSSQYLAKRVLRLKGTPHAIALGVAVGVFVSFTPFVGLHFTMAFIVAWVTGGNLIGAALGTFLGNPLTFPAIWASTFYVGNWMLGKAVSTSFHFNASKSLLNESFDALWPLIKPMAVAGIPMGILFAIAFYFPVRAMVHFYQRRRRQVINNRPNATRPEANPS, from the coding sequence ATGCTGTTTCAACGCCGCGAAAAACCCGCACTGAAGGAGCGGATCCGCTCCTTGCTCTGGCCGCGGCGCGGCTGGCGGCGTTCCTCGCAATATCTCGCCAAACGGGTCCTCAGGCTGAAGGGCACCCCGCATGCCATTGCGCTCGGCGTCGCCGTCGGCGTGTTCGTCTCCTTCACCCCCTTCGTCGGCCTGCATTTCACCATGGCGTTCATCGTCGCCTGGGTGACCGGCGGCAATCTCATCGGCGCCGCGCTCGGCACCTTCCTCGGCAATCCCTTGACCTTCCCCGCCATCTGGGCGAGCACCTTCTACGTAGGCAATTGGATGCTCGGCAAAGCGGTCTCGACGAGCTTCCATTTCAACGCCAGCAAGAGCCTGCTCAACGAATCCTTCGACGCGCTGTGGCCGCTGATCAAGCCGATGGCCGTCGCCGGCATCCCCATGGGCATCCTGTTCGCGATCGCTTTCTATTTTCCGGTGCGGGCGATGGTGCACTTCTATCAAAGGCGCCGGCGCCAAGTCATAAACAACAGGCCAAACGCCACCAGGCCCGAAGCCAACCCGTCCTGA
- the pyrE gene encoding orotate phosphoribosyltransferase, translating into MDREEVLNEFRAAGALMSGHFILTSGLHSPVYLQCARVMMDASRGARLCAALADKVRARFGDEIDMVASPALGGIVVGYEIGRQLGRPAIFFERVDGVFTLRRGFEIPKGARCLMAEDVVTTGLSSRECIAAIEAAGGKVLAGCCLIDRSGGDADIGVDLISLAELAVPTYRADSLPPELSAIRAVKPGSRAL; encoded by the coding sequence ATGGACAGGGAGGAGGTGCTCAATGAATTCCGGGCCGCGGGCGCGCTCATGTCCGGCCATTTCATCCTCACCTCCGGCCTGCACAGCCCGGTGTATCTGCAATGCGCGCGGGTGATGATGGACGCAAGCCGCGGCGCGCGGCTTTGCGCGGCGCTGGCTGACAAGGTGCGCGCGCGCTTCGGCGATGAGATCGATATGGTCGCCTCGCCGGCGCTGGGCGGCATCGTCGTCGGCTACGAAATCGGCCGGCAGCTCGGCCGCCCGGCGATCTTCTTCGAGCGCGTGGACGGCGTCTTCACGCTGCGCCGCGGGTTTGAGATCCCCAAGGGTGCGCGCTGCCTGATGGCCGAGGACGTGGTGACCACGGGCCTGTCCTCGCGCGAATGCATCGCCGCGATTGAGGCTGCCGGCGGCAAGGTGCTTGCCGGCTGCTGCCTCATCGACCGCTCCGGGGGAGACGCCGATATCGGGGTCGACCTGATCTCGCTTGCCGAGCTTGCCGTTCCGACCTATCGCGCCGACAGCCTGCCGCCGGAGCTGTCGGCGATCCGGGCGGTCAAGCCGGGCAGCCGCGCTCTGTGA
- a CDS encoding bifunctional (p)ppGpp synthetase/guanosine-3',5'-bis(diphosphate) 3'-pyrophosphohydrolase, producing MMRQYELLERVARYNPNANEALLNRAYVYAMRAHGTQKRASGDPYFTHPLEVAAILTELKLDDATIVAALLHDTIEDTGTTRAEIDTLFGSDIGALVEGLTKIKKLDLVSKKAEQAENFRKLLLAISDDIRVLLVKLADRLHNMRTLASMPADARQRIAQETMDIYAPLAGRMGMQGLREELEDLSFRELSPEGHKMVVNHLKSLKEKNQGFIDQIVAELNRRFAEEGVEAVVKGREKRPYSIWRKMERKSISFEQLSDIYAFRVMVDGREACYRALGAVHTTWPTVPGRFKDYISTPKQNDYRSLHTTVIGPGHQRVELQIRSHEMHDVAEYGIAAHTLYKDLSDGAADGGGNGAKPSALIKETSAYRWLRRLLELLEEGDSPEEFLEHTKLELFQDQVFCFTPKGRLIALPRGATPIDFAYAVHTDIGNTCVGCKINGRIAPLVSELGNGDEVEIIGSKTQTPPAAWEQIAVTGKARANIRRASREAVRTQYAGLGRQIVSRAFERAGKPYSDERLEAVLNRLARNTVADVLAAVGRGEMPSDHVLKAVHPDHKETRPAEKRRTRKEEGWFGLRRAMNLKFRIPSRGGKTGSEAAKAEANLAKGEMNANMPIPIRGLKGDLPVRFAPDSGAVPGDRIVGILTPGEGITIYPIVSPALKAFEDHPERWLDTRWDIDPNNPERFPARIRVLAINEPGSLAQIAQVISEHDGNIDNIRMTARSQDYRELLIDLEVWDAKHLTGIISQLRKKKLVSAAERLIE from the coding sequence ATGATGCGTCAGTACGAGCTTCTCGAACGCGTCGCTCGCTATAACCCGAACGCGAACGAAGCGCTGCTCAACCGCGCTTATGTCTACGCCATGCGGGCGCACGGCACTCAGAAGCGCGCCTCCGGCGATCCCTATTTCACCCACCCATTGGAAGTCGCCGCGATCCTGACCGAGCTGAAGCTCGACGACGCGACCATCGTCGCCGCCCTTCTGCACGACACCATCGAGGATACCGGTACGACGCGGGCGGAGATCGACACGCTGTTCGGCTCGGACATCGGCGCCCTGGTCGAGGGGCTGACCAAGATCAAGAAGCTCGACCTGGTCTCTAAGAAGGCGGAACAGGCCGAGAATTTCCGCAAGCTCCTGCTCGCCATTTCCGACGATATCCGCGTGCTGCTCGTCAAGCTCGCCGACCGGCTGCACAATATGCGCACGCTCGCCTCGATGCCCGCCGACGCGCGCCAGCGCATCGCCCAGGAGACAATGGACATTTACGCGCCGCTGGCCGGCCGCATGGGCATGCAGGGCCTGCGCGAGGAACTGGAGGATCTGTCGTTCCGCGAGCTATCGCCGGAAGGCCATAAGATGGTTGTCAACCATCTGAAATCGCTCAAGGAAAAGAACCAGGGCTTTATCGATCAGATCGTCGCGGAGCTGAACCGGCGCTTTGCCGAGGAGGGCGTCGAGGCGGTCGTCAAGGGACGCGAGAAGCGCCCCTATTCGATCTGGCGCAAGATGGAGCGCAAATCGATCTCCTTCGAGCAGCTTTCCGATATTTACGCCTTCAGGGTCATGGTCGACGGCCGCGAAGCCTGCTACCGCGCGCTCGGGGCCGTCCACACCACCTGGCCGACGGTGCCGGGCCGCTTCAAGGACTATATTTCGACGCCGAAGCAGAACGACTACCGCTCCCTGCATACGACCGTGATCGGCCCCGGCCATCAGCGTGTCGAGCTGCAAATCCGCAGCCACGAGATGCACGACGTCGCCGAATACGGCATCGCCGCGCACACGCTCTACAAGGATCTGTCCGACGGTGCGGCCGACGGCGGCGGCAATGGCGCCAAGCCAAGCGCGCTGATTAAGGAAACCAGTGCCTACCGCTGGTTGCGGCGGCTTCTGGAGTTATTGGAGGAGGGCGACAGCCCGGAGGAATTCCTCGAGCACACCAAGCTTGAGCTGTTTCAGGATCAGGTGTTCTGCTTCACGCCCAAGGGTCGGCTGATCGCCCTGCCGCGCGGCGCCACGCCCATCGATTTCGCCTATGCGGTGCACACCGACATCGGCAATACCTGCGTTGGCTGCAAGATCAATGGCCGCATTGCGCCGCTGGTCAGCGAGCTCGGCAACGGCGATGAGGTCGAGATTATCGGCTCCAAGACACAGACCCCGCCGGCGGCCTGGGAGCAGATCGCGGTTACCGGCAAGGCGCGCGCCAATATCCGCCGCGCCAGCCGCGAGGCGGTGCGGACGCAATATGCCGGGCTCGGGCGGCAGATCGTGAGCCGCGCCTTCGAGCGCGCCGGCAAGCCCTATTCCGACGAGCGGCTCGAGGCGGTCCTCAACCGGCTCGCTCGCAACACGGTTGCCGACGTATTGGCCGCCGTCGGCCGCGGCGAGATGCCGTCCGATCACGTGCTCAAGGCGGTCCATCCCGATCACAAGGAGACGCGGCCAGCCGAGAAGCGCCGCACCCGCAAGGAGGAGGGCTGGTTCGGGCTGAGACGGGCGATGAACCTGAAATTCCGTATTCCGTCTCGCGGCGGCAAGACCGGGAGCGAGGCCGCCAAGGCGGAGGCCAATTTGGCCAAGGGGGAGATGAACGCCAATATGCCGATCCCGATCCGCGGGCTGAAGGGCGACCTGCCGGTGCGTTTCGCGCCCGACAGCGGTGCCGTTCCCGGCGACCGGATCGTCGGTATTCTCACGCCGGGGGAGGGGATTACCATCTATCCCATTGTCTCGCCGGCGCTGAAGGCCTTCGAGGACCACCCGGAACGCTGGCTCGACACGCGCTGGGATATCGATCCGAATAATCCCGAACGGTTCCCGGCCCGCATCAGGGTGCTCGCCATCAACGAGCCGGGCTCCCTTGCCCAGATCGCCCAGGTGATCAGCGAACATGACGGCAATATCGACAATATCAGGATGACCGCGCGCTCACAGGATTACCGCGAGCTGCTGATCGACCTGGAGGTCTGGGACGCGAAGCATTTGACCGGCATCATCTCGCAGCTGCGCAAGAAGAAGCTCGTCAGCGCCGCCGAGCGGCTGATCGAATAG
- the rpoZ gene encoding DNA-directed RNA polymerase subunit omega, whose amino-acid sequence MARVTVEDCIDKVENRFDLVLLSSHRARAISSGSPITIDRDNDKNPVVALREIADTTIAPEDVREDLIHSMQKYVEVDEPEPVAVPVIPGAQAGDEDEAEVVFDRMSEEELLKGLEGLVAAEGDGGKSGR is encoded by the coding sequence ATGGCGCGCGTTACCGTTGAAGATTGTATCGATAAGGTCGAGAACCGGTTCGATCTGGTTCTGCTCTCTTCCCACCGCGCCCGCGCGATCTCCAGCGGCTCGCCGATCACGATTGACCGCGACAATGACAAGAATCCCGTCGTCGCGCTCCGCGAAATCGCCGATACGACGATCGCGCCGGAGGATGTGCGCGAGGACCTGATCCATTCGATGCAGAAATATGTCGAGGTCGACGAGCCCGAGCCGGTGGCGGTTCCGGTGATCCCCGGCGCCCAGGCCGGCGACGAGGACGAGGCCGAAGTCGTCTTCGACCGGATGAGCGAGGAAGAGCTTCTGAAGGGGCTTGAAGGTCTTGTCGCTGCGGAAGGCGACGGCGGCAAATCCGGACGCTGA
- the folK gene encoding 2-amino-4-hydroxy-6-hydroxymethyldihydropteridine diphosphokinase — protein MLLIAIGSNLNGPWGTPVETAARAVRALQSCGVAVTRTSRFYRTAPIGPGRQAPYVNLLVAARSHLPPAALLMVLHRIEAKAGRVRAGRWRARTLDLDLIAYHRLVLGWDPDRDPARMAGAVPRPGAVVVPHPRLHLRPFVVRPLVDIAPLWHHPVTGDSASGLWLRLKRQADGRIVEVINAAA, from the coding sequence ATGCTCCTCATCGCCATCGGCTCCAACCTAAATGGGCCGTGGGGGACGCCGGTCGAGACGGCTGCAAGAGCCGTTCGCGCGCTTCAGTCGTGCGGCGTTGCCGTGACGCGAACCTCCCGTTTCTATCGAACGGCGCCGATCGGCCCCGGCCGCCAGGCCCCCTATGTCAACCTCTTGGTTGCGGCCAGGAGCCACTTGCCGCCGGCGGCCTTGCTCATGGTCCTGCATCGCATCGAGGCGAAGGCCGGGCGGGTTAGGGCCGGCCGCTGGCGCGCGCGGACCCTCGACCTCGACCTCATTGCCTATCATCGGCTCGTGCTGGGCTGGGACCCTGACCGCGACCCTGCTCGCATGGCCGGCGCCGTACCGCGGCCGGGCGCCGTCGTCGTTCCGCATCCGCGGCTGCATCTGCGCCCGTTTGTCGTGCGCCCGCTCGTTGACATCGCGCCGCTGTGGCACCATCCGGTCACCGGCGACAGCGCGAGCGGTTTGTGGCTGCGGCTGAAACGCCAGGCCGACGGCCGGATTGTGGAGGTCATCAACGCCGCAGCGTAA
- a CDS encoding NYN domain-containing protein — MSLKFHPHERIALFIDGANLYATTKALGFDIDYKRLLAVFNGGGYLVRACYYTALADDQEYSSIRPLIDWLDYNGYRMVTKPTKEFIDSAGRRKIKGNMDIELTVDAMEMSDHIDHMVLFSGDGDFRSLIEAMQRKGKRVTVISTICTDPPMVADDLRRQADRFIDISELIDDIGREASERPAPRAHSRQQAQEADEPFGEADDYDGA; from the coding sequence ATGTCTTTGAAATTCCACCCGCATGAACGCATTGCCCTGTTCATCGATGGGGCCAATCTGTACGCCACGACGAAGGCTCTCGGGTTCGACATCGACTATAAGCGGCTGCTCGCCGTCTTCAACGGCGGCGGTTACTTGGTGCGCGCCTGTTACTACACGGCGCTTGCCGACGACCAGGAATATTCCTCGATCCGCCCACTGATCGACTGGCTCGACTATAACGGCTACAGGATGGTGACCAAGCCGACCAAGGAGTTCATCGATTCCGCCGGCCGGCGCAAGATCAAGGGCAATATGGACATCGAGCTGACCGTCGATGCCATGGAAATGTCCGACCATATCGACCATATGGTGCTGTTTTCCGGCGATGGCGATTTCCGCAGCCTGATCGAGGCGATGCAGCGCAAGGGCAAGCGCGTGACCGTCATCTCGACGATCTGCACCGACCCGCCGATGGTCGCCGACGATCTGCGCCGCCAAGCCGACCGTTTCATCGATATCTCCGAGCTGATCGACGACATTGGCCGCGAGGCCTCCGAGCGGCCGGCGCCGCGCGCCCATTCGCGGCAGCAAGCTCAAGAGGCCGACGAACCTTTCGGCGAGGCGGATGACTATGACGGCGCCTGA
- a CDS encoding uracil-DNA glycosylase, translating into MTEATDTAPGKDCPCCPRLVAFRAQQRRLHPDWHNAPVPSFGPLDARLLIVGLAPGLQGANRTGRPFTGDYAGELLYATLLKFGFASGTYAARADDGLGLVGCRITNAVRCAPPQNKPLTAEITACRSFLGAELGAMAGLKAVLALGRIAHDSVVAALKLKRAHLRFAHGAGHDLGNNLRLFDSYHCSRYNTNTGRLTHDMFEQVFAEIGDHIAG; encoded by the coding sequence ATGACCGAGGCCACCGATACGGCTCCGGGCAAGGATTGCCCGTGCTGTCCGCGGCTTGTCGCCTTTCGCGCCCAACAGCGCCGGCTCCACCCCGACTGGCACAATGCGCCGGTTCCAAGCTTCGGCCCCCTCGACGCGCGGCTTCTGATTGTCGGCTTGGCGCCGGGATTGCAGGGAGCCAACCGCACGGGGCGCCCCTTCACCGGCGACTATGCGGGCGAGCTGCTCTATGCGACCTTGCTCAAATTCGGCTTCGCATCAGGGACTTACGCGGCCCGCGCCGATGACGGACTTGGCCTTGTCGGCTGCCGGATCACCAACGCGGTGCGCTGCGCTCCGCCGCAGAACAAGCCCTTGACAGCGGAGATTACCGCCTGCCGCTCGTTCCTCGGCGCCGAATTGGGCGCCATGGCCGGCCTGAAGGCGGTGCTCGCGCTCGGCCGCATCGCCCATGACAGCGTCGTTGCCGCACTGAAGCTCAAGCGCGCCCATCTTCGCTTTGCCCACGGCGCCGGGCATGATCTCGGCAACAATTTGCGCCTGTTCGATAGCTATCACTGCTCCCGCTACAACACCAATACGGGTCGGCTGACCCACGACATGTTCGAGCAGGTATTCGCCGAGATTGGCGATCACATCGCCGGCTGA
- the smpB gene encoding SsrA-binding protein SmpB has product MTKQDPSRRIVAFNRKARHNYEILETVEAGLALTGSEVKSLREGKASIAEAYASPKNGELFLLNATIPVYAQAGRFNHEERRDRKLLLHKRQIARLIGAVRREGMTLVPLRLYFSDRGIAKLELALARGKKLHDKRETQKRRSWDREKARLIREKG; this is encoded by the coding sequence ATGACCAAACAGGACCCTTCCCGGCGCATCGTCGCCTTCAACCGCAAGGCGCGGCACAATTACGAGATCCTGGAGACCGTTGAAGCGGGCCTGGCGCTCACCGGAAGCGAGGTCAAGTCGCTGCGCGAGGGCAAGGCGAGCATCGCCGAGGCTTATGCAAGCCCGAAGAACGGCGAGCTTTTCCTGCTCAACGCCACGATTCCCGTTTACGCTCAGGCCGGGCGCTTCAACCACGAAGAGCGCCGCGACCGTAAGCTGTTGCTGCACAAGCGCCAGATCGCCCGGCTCATCGGCGCGGTGCGGCGCGAGGGAATGACGCTGGTGCCGCTCAGGCTCTATTTCAGCGATCGCGGCATCGCCAAGCTGGAGCTGGCGCTCGCCCGCGGCAAGAAGCTGCATGACAAGCGCGAAACCCAGAAACGGCGCAGCTGGGACCGCGAAAAGGCGCGGCTCATACGCGAAAAGGGCTGA
- the dapA gene encoding 4-hydroxy-tetrahydrodipicolinate synthase, whose product MFKGSITALITPMNGDKIDEKAFQDLVSWQIGQGTNGLVPVGTTGESPTLSHEEHRRVVDLTIETAARRVPVIAGTGSNSTAEAIELTRHAKKVGADAALIVCPYYNKPTQEGLYQHYRAIATAVDIAILIYNIPGRSVVDMSVETMARLHKDCPNIVGVKDATANVGRVSQQRLALGPDFNQLSGEDATALGFMAHGGHGCISVTANVAPALCAEFQRACLAGDFAAALTLQDRLMPLHQALFVETSPGPVKYAAELLGLCSAKTRLPLVPIAQSTKSAVRAALVHAGLFNG is encoded by the coding sequence ATGTTCAAAGGATCGATCACGGCCCTCATCACCCCGATGAACGGCGACAAGATCGACGAAAAGGCGTTTCAGGATCTGGTCTCCTGGCAGATCGGGCAGGGGACAAACGGGCTCGTGCCGGTGGGCACCACCGGCGAATCACCGACCCTGTCGCACGAGGAGCACCGGCGGGTCGTGGATCTCACCATCGAAACGGCCGCTCGTCGCGTGCCGGTGATCGCCGGCACCGGCTCCAATTCGACCGCCGAGGCGATCGAGCTTACCCGTCACGCCAAGAAGGTCGGCGCCGACGCGGCCCTCATCGTCTGTCCCTATTATAACAAGCCGACCCAGGAGGGGCTGTATCAGCATTACCGGGCGATCGCCACGGCGGTGGATATCGCCATCCTGATCTACAACATTCCCGGCCGCAGCGTCGTCGACATGTCGGTCGAGACCATGGCCCGGCTGCACAAGGACTGCCCCAACATCGTCGGCGTCAAGGACGCCACCGCGAATGTCGGCCGGGTGAGCCAGCAGCGGCTCGCCCTGGGCCCCGATTTCAACCAGCTCTCCGGCGAGGACGCGACCGCCCTCGGCTTCATGGCCCACGGCGGTCACGGCTGCATCTCGGTGACCGCGAATGTCGCTCCGGCGCTGTGCGCCGAATTCCAGAGGGCCTGCCTTGCAGGCGACTTTGCCGCCGCGCTGACCCTCCAGGATCGGCTGATGCCGCTGCATCAGGCCCTGTTTGTGGAAACCAGCCCCGGCCCGGTCAAGTATGCGGCCGAGCTCCTCGGCCTGTGCAGCGCCAAGACGCGGCTGCCGCTGGTTCCGATCGCGCAATCGACCAAGAGCGCGGTGCGCGCGGCGCTGGTCCATGCGGGCCTCTTCAACGGCTGA